A window of Elusimicrobiota bacterium contains these coding sequences:
- a CDS encoding sulfurtransferase, with amino-acid sequence MMKQHSPGFLKLVEDAKSRVREISVADVRAHLERRQPFRFIDVREDREWAQGHAAGAEHMGRGVLERDVEKAIPDFQTPLVLYCGGGFRSALAADSLQKMGYQNVFSLTGGWSAWVDAGGPVEGVR; translated from the coding sequence ATCATGAAACAGCATTCCCCCGGATTTTTAAAGTTGGTGGAGGACGCCAAATCCCGCGTCCGCGAAATCAGCGTCGCCGACGTGCGGGCCCATCTGGAGCGGCGTCAGCCGTTCCGTTTTATCGACGTGCGGGAGGACCGGGAGTGGGCCCAGGGCCACGCCGCCGGGGCGGAACACATGGGGCGGGGCGTGCTGGAACGCGACGTGGAAAAGGCCATTCCCGATTTCCAAACCCCCCTGGTGCTTTACTGCGGGGGCGGATTCCGATCCGCCCTGGCGGCCGACAGCCTCCAAAAAATGGGCTATCAAAACGTTTTTTCCCTCACGGGCGGTTGGTCGGCCTGGGTGGACGCCGGCGGCCCGGTGGAAGGCGTTCGATGA